Proteins from a single region of Deltaproteobacteria bacterium:
- the rny gene encoding ribonuclease Y: AMEIMAVAIQRYAGEYVAERTVSVVNLPNDEMKGRIIGREGRNIRAIEAATGIDIIIDDTPEAVILSGHNPIRREVAKIAIERLIADGRIHPARIEEIVEKVEQEIEQAIKEAGERAVFDTGIHGLHPEVVRLIGRLKFRTSYAQNVYVHSMEVAFICGIMAAELGLPIKQARRSGLLHDIGKAVDHEVEGSHAVIGADLARKYGENPKIVSAIAEHHDSNPASIMGILVQAADALSAARPGARKEMMETYVKRLEDLERIATSFHGIEKAYAIQAGREIRVIVNNQSISDEAAVMLSKDIARKIEKELSYPGQIRVTVIREARAVDYAR, from the coding sequence GGAAGGATTATAGGCAGGGAGGGAAGAAATATAAGGGCAATAGAGGCTGCAACAGGCATTGATATTATAATAGACGATACGCCTGAGGCTGTTATACTTTCAGGGCATAATCCTATCAGGAGAGAGGTTGCAAAGATTGCCATAGAGAGGCTTATAGCAGATGGAAGGATACACCCTGCAAGGATAGAAGAGATTGTTGAAAAGGTTGAGCAGGAGATAGAGCAGGCAATAAAAGAGGCAGGTGAAAGGGCAGTATTTGATACAGGTATTCATGGGCTGCATCCGGAGGTTGTAAGACTCATCGGCAGACTCAAGTTCAGGACAAGTTATGCCCAGAATGTCTATGTTCATTCAATGGAGGTGGCATTTATCTGCGGCATAATGGCTGCAGAACTTGGGCTCCCGATAAAACAGGCAAGGAGGTCAGGGCTTTTGCATGATATCGGCAAGGCAGTAGACCATGAAGTTGAGGGTTCTCATGCAGTCATAGGTGCTGATCTTGCAAGAAAATATGGTGAAAATCCCAAGATTGTATCAGCCATTGCCGAGCATCATGACAGTAACCCTGCATCTATTATGGGCATTTTGGTTCAGGCAGCAGATGCCCTGTCTGCAGCAAGGCCTGGCGCTAGGAAAGAGATGATGGAAACATATGTAAAGAGGCTTGAAGATCTTGAGAGAATAGCCACATCATTCCATGGCATTGAAAAGGCATATGCTATACAAGCAGGTAGAGAGATCAGGGTTATTGTGAACAACCAATCAATATCTGATGAAGCGGCTGTTATGCTTTCAAAGGATATTGCCAGAAAGATAGAAAAAGAACTCTCATATCCTGGTCAGATAAGGGTCACTGTTATAAGAGAGGCAAGGGCAGTTGACTATGCCAGGTAA